From a region of the Roseivirga sp. 4D4 genome:
- a CDS encoding alpha/beta hydrolase — protein MKNYLIVILLFIFSVSHAKSFELQGTLSNNQIISSRVLDYDLWYRVYTPPNYDELSDLPVIYLTDGQWYIESGRMHEEIDFLITQGKIKPIVAVFVDNRDPHNLKDNRRNKQFLGYDNYVDFYRKELVPHIEEAYKVSDRQVDRGIMGLSFGGLNATYFGAKGSDVFHMLGIQSPALHPVPDIYRYYEMRKPLPVKIFLSTGSKNDTEVHARRLKESLELKKYEFKYIEVDEGHNWRNWQPLLDDALIYFFGT, from the coding sequence ATGAAGAACTATCTGATCGTCATTCTGCTTTTCATTTTTTCGGTATCACATGCGAAGTCATTTGAGCTTCAAGGAACGCTTAGTAATAACCAAATTATCTCCAGCAGGGTGCTTGACTACGACTTGTGGTATAGGGTATATACACCACCCAATTATGATGAGCTCTCGGATTTGCCAGTTATTTACTTGACTGATGGTCAGTGGTATATCGAGAGTGGGAGAATGCACGAAGAGATTGATTTCTTAATTACACAGGGCAAGATCAAGCCTATTGTGGCAGTGTTTGTAGATAATAGGGACCCACATAACCTGAAGGACAACCGAAGGAATAAGCAATTTTTAGGTTATGACAATTATGTAGATTTCTATCGAAAGGAGCTCGTACCTCATATTGAAGAAGCCTATAAGGTGAGCGATCGCCAGGTGGATCGAGGGATTATGGGTCTTTCTTTTGGGGGCCTCAATGCCACTTATTTCGGTGCTAAGGGTTCAGATGTTTTTCATATGCTCGGTATCCAGTCTCCGGCCTTACATCCTGTGCCAGACATTTATCGATACTATGAAATGAGAAAACCTTTGCCAGTAAAAATATTTCTGAGCACTGGCTCGAAAAATGATACCGAAGTACATGCGAGAAGACTCAAAGAAAGTTTAGAACTCAAGAAGTACGAGTTTAAATATATAGAGGTGGATGAAGGGCACAATTGGAGAAATTGGCAACCACTACTTGATGACGCCTTAATCTATTTCTTTGGTACCTAG
- the paaD gene encoding 1,2-phenylacetyl-CoA epoxidase subunit PaaD — METQGLTKGIIKEWLDEVKDPEIPVLSLNDLGVITGIDIDSKGKVTVDMTPTFTGCPAMDVMKQDVLDVLEKRGVTDYDVNISFETQWNSNMISEKGRKALKDFGLAPPPQHDMIVDIDIIERASCPHCGSENTEMKTPFGPTLCRSMHYCHNCLQAFEQFKPL; from the coding sequence ATGGAAACTCAGGGTCTTACAAAGGGAATTATCAAAGAATGGCTGGATGAGGTCAAAGACCCGGAAATCCCTGTACTTTCCTTAAATGACCTTGGAGTCATTACGGGTATTGACATTGATTCAAAGGGCAAGGTTACAGTGGATATGACACCCACCTTTACGGGCTGCCCAGCCATGGATGTCATGAAGCAAGATGTCCTAGATGTCTTGGAAAAAAGAGGCGTTACAGACTATGATGTGAACATCTCTTTCGAAACACAATGGAACTCAAATATGATTTCTGAAAAGGGTAGAAAGGCATTAAAAGACTTTGGATTAGCACCTCCACCACAGCATGACATGATTGTGGATATTGACATTATTGAGCGGGCAAGTTGCCCTCATTGTGGGAGCGAGAATACGGAAATGAAAACTCCTTTTGGCCCTACGCTATGCAGATCAATGCACTACTGTCACAACTGCCTGCAGGCTTTTGAACAGTTCAAACCCCTCTAG
- the paaC gene encoding 1,2-phenylacetyl-CoA epoxidase subunit PaaC produces the protein MNQEAIKDLLYKMADDQLILGHRNSEWTGFGPLLEEDIAFSSMAQDKVGQSWQLYKILNELGESDPDTVAFMRNAEQFHNSQFVELPNGEYDFSLIRHFLFDTAELIRFQMLADSSFEPLANLAKKIKGETKYHSMHAKIWIKQLGSATEESISRLQNSLVEAMPYALGLFEPSKFEQDLIDSRVFAGEEALKGQWKNAVIDVISETSLTLPNMESLTPVFGGRYGDHSEHLQPLLDEMSEVFKVDPTADW, from the coding sequence ATGAACCAGGAAGCAATCAAAGACTTATTGTACAAGATGGCCGATGATCAGTTGATCCTTGGCCATAGAAATTCTGAGTGGACAGGTTTTGGCCCACTTTTAGAAGAGGATATTGCCTTCTCATCAATGGCGCAAGATAAAGTGGGCCAAAGCTGGCAGCTTTATAAGATCTTGAACGAGCTGGGTGAATCTGACCCTGATACGGTAGCATTCATGAGGAATGCGGAACAGTTCCATAACTCGCAGTTCGTAGAACTTCCGAATGGCGAGTATGACTTCAGCTTAATTAGGCATTTTCTGTTTGACACTGCCGAACTGATCCGTTTCCAGATGTTGGCGGATTCAAGTTTTGAGCCATTAGCCAACTTGGCAAAGAAAATCAAAGGCGAAACCAAATACCATAGCATGCATGCTAAGATTTGGATCAAGCAATTAGGTTCGGCTACGGAAGAAAGTATTTCAAGACTTCAGAATTCATTGGTAGAAGCGATGCCCTATGCTTTAGGCTTGTTCGAACCTTCAAAGTTTGAGCAGGATTTGATCGACTCCAGAGTCTTTGCTGGAGAAGAAGCCCTCAAGGGCCAATGGAAGAATGCAGTAATTGATGTAATCTCTGAAACGAGTTTGACACTTCCCAATATGGAAAGCCTCACTCCTGTCTTTGGTGGCCGTTATGGCGACCATTCCGAGCATCTTCAACCTCTACTGGACGAAATGTCTGAGGTATTTAAAGTAGATCCAACCGCTGACTGGTAA
- a CDS encoding phenylacetic acid degradation b: protein MLKSLDPRVNRLSLPEEFETPMASKEQLDQFETYQAFVQTKEGKPFEHAGIVHAPNEEMAFLFAKEQFSRRGMFCNALCVVKTELIQVSNFTDNQQDIYDTFEGQYSGDTSESFEVFHLLKRGKQHKYIGNVQAKDFEDGLLAAKETYPRSKPVFNVWITKSENILMSDEEDVDIWNTLKEKKYRDAIDYRAADKIKAFKEEQAQG from the coding sequence ATGTTAAAATCACTCGACCCAAGAGTTAACAGGTTGTCCCTGCCAGAAGAGTTCGAAACTCCAATGGCTAGCAAAGAGCAATTGGATCAGTTTGAAACTTATCAAGCCTTTGTACAGACTAAGGAAGGTAAACCTTTTGAACATGCCGGAATTGTGCATGCTCCCAATGAAGAAATGGCATTCCTTTTTGCTAAAGAGCAATTTAGTAGAAGAGGCATGTTCTGTAATGCACTCTGCGTGGTTAAAACAGAATTAATTCAGGTGTCAAATTTCACTGATAACCAACAAGATATCTATGATACTTTTGAAGGTCAGTATTCAGGCGATACTTCTGAATCGTTTGAGGTATTTCATCTTTTAAAACGCGGGAAACAGCATAAATACATTGGTAATGTACAGGCCAAGGATTTTGAAGATGGCTTGCTAGCAGCCAAGGAGACATACCCAAGGAGTAAACCGGTATTCAACGTATGGATTACCAAATCTGAGAACATTTTGATGTCTGACGAAGAAGATGTAGACATCTGGAATACGCTGAAGGAAAAGAAATACCGCGATGCTATTGACTATAGAGCAGCGGATAAGATCAAAGCATTTAAAGAAGAACAAGCTCAAGGATGA
- the paaA gene encoding 1,2-phenylacetyl-CoA epoxidase subunit PaaA: protein MYGGGNVFETMKATALAEEDPIKLAEFEARIDRGEKIEPTDWMPQLYRKQLIRMIEQHAHSEIIGALPEGTWITRAPGFKRKLALMAKVQDEVGHAQLLYSAAETLGKPREQMIEDLISGKSKYSNIFNYPAFTWADSCFISWLVDAGAIVNQLANSKGSYGPYCRALERICAEESFHLKYGHHCVIHLATGTKKQREMMQAAVNRWWAPMMHFFGPSDKISVHSEILMRWKVKMASNDECRQQFLDMYVPKIWELGLTIPDENLKKNEATGMWEFTEPDWEEFKRVINGDGPCNKERLAVRRMAEERGRWVRQALLAPQAKYVTPLA from the coding sequence ATGTACGGAGGTGGAAACGTATTCGAAACGATGAAAGCCACGGCCTTGGCCGAGGAAGATCCGATCAAATTAGCTGAATTTGAAGCTAGAATTGATCGGGGAGAAAAAATTGAACCAACCGACTGGATGCCGCAGCTCTATAGAAAGCAGCTCATCCGCATGATTGAGCAACACGCTCACTCTGAAATCATAGGTGCGCTACCGGAGGGAACTTGGATTACAAGAGCTCCTGGATTCAAAAGAAAACTGGCCCTTATGGCCAAAGTGCAAGATGAGGTCGGTCATGCACAATTGCTTTATTCTGCGGCTGAAACACTCGGCAAACCAAGGGAACAAATGATTGAAGATTTGATTTCAGGTAAATCAAAGTATTCAAACATATTTAACTATCCGGCATTCACGTGGGCTGATTCATGCTTCATTTCGTGGTTAGTAGACGCAGGAGCAATCGTTAATCAATTGGCTAACTCTAAAGGGAGTTATGGACCTTATTGCCGAGCCTTAGAGCGTATCTGTGCCGAAGAGTCCTTTCACCTAAAATACGGACACCACTGTGTGATCCACCTAGCTACAGGTACAAAAAAGCAGCGTGAAATGATGCAAGCCGCTGTCAACAGATGGTGGGCGCCTATGATGCACTTCTTCGGCCCATCGGACAAAATTTCTGTTCACTCAGAGATTTTAATGCGCTGGAAAGTAAAAATGGCGTCTAATGACGAGTGTCGTCAGCAGTTCCTAGACATGTACGTACCTAAAATTTGGGAACTTGGTTTAACCATTCCGGATGAGAACCTGAAAAAGAATGAAGCCACAGGTATGTGGGAATTTACCGAGCCTGACTGGGAAGAGTTCAAAAGAGTCATTAATGGTGATGGCCCTTGCAACAAGGAACGTCTTGCCGTAAGAAGGATGGCCGAAGAGAGAGGTAGATGGGTGAGACAAGCGTTATTGGCTCCTCAGGCAAAATATGTTACTCCACTAGCATAA
- a CDS encoding TetR/AcrR family transcriptional regulator: protein MEILVKKNRKQQIEEKATTLFRERGYAATSMRDLAQVLGIEAASLYSHIKSKEEILQKICFRMADEFFEAWKSVESEQNSASAKMNKAAIAHVKVITKNTDASAVFFNEWRHLSEPYLSDFLAMRDDYEGRFIQIIKDGIASGEFEVVDEKFTMLAILSSLNWTHNWYKPEGSLTPEEVGVKLSNLVLNGLKK, encoded by the coding sequence ATGGAAATTCTAGTCAAAAAGAATCGAAAGCAGCAGATCGAGGAAAAGGCTACAACCCTTTTTAGAGAAAGAGGTTATGCGGCCACTTCCATGAGAGATCTTGCTCAAGTACTCGGTATAGAAGCTGCTAGTCTCTATTCTCACATCAAATCTAAAGAAGAAATTCTTCAAAAAATATGTTTTCGCATGGCGGATGAATTTTTTGAGGCATGGAAAAGTGTTGAGTCAGAGCAAAACAGTGCATCGGCCAAAATGAATAAGGCTGCCATAGCGCATGTAAAGGTGATTACTAAAAACACCGATGCATCGGCAGTATTCTTTAATGAATGGCGGCATCTGAGTGAGCCTTATTTAAGCGATTTCCTAGCGATGCGCGATGACTATGAAGGCAGATTTATTCAAATCATAAAAGATGGTATTGCTTCGGGCGAGTTCGAAGTGGTAGACGAAAAATTTACAATGCTTGCCATTCTGTCCTCTCTCAACTGGACACATAATTGGTACAAACCAGAGGGTTCTCTTACACCAGAAGAAGTAGGTGTTAAACTCTCTAATTTAGTTTTAAACGGCTTAAAAAAATAA
- a CDS encoding outer membrane beta-barrel protein, with translation MKTISKLAMVLMLVTLCLSQVNAQDLAANSHLERLAVLSEVNEWKTEDLYKEEVQNRYKDDISITRRSRRSRRINGFWDREWGIDKYYPRRGTENFVNVYLGLNNYLQDDELPNSNSLLSLQPLSSWYAGVNFDNVTHVFGPLYLDWGAGVSIQDFSFENTRVRVLKGANDITFTEDTNVSGRKSKLSMSHINLHFVPTISFGRYRAFRIGLGGYAGYRIGAHAKYKYDDAEGDKQKEKIKDNWFINPFRYGVRATVGWDFFDLFFNYDLTELFEDDVNAPRLNPVTFGVIF, from the coding sequence ATGAAAACTATCTCTAAACTAGCCATGGTGCTAATGCTGGTCACATTATGCCTTAGTCAAGTCAATGCACAAGATTTGGCGGCCAATTCTCATCTCGAACGTCTTGCGGTATTATCCGAAGTGAACGAGTGGAAAACGGAAGACCTTTATAAGGAAGAAGTACAAAACCGTTACAAGGACGACATCTCGATTACCAGAAGAAGTCGTAGAAGTAGACGTATCAACGGCTTTTGGGACCGCGAGTGGGGAATCGACAAATACTACCCTAGAAGAGGAACCGAAAATTTCGTCAACGTTTACTTGGGGCTGAACAATTACCTTCAGGATGACGAATTACCCAATAGCAACTCTCTATTGAGTCTTCAACCCTTATCATCATGGTACGCAGGAGTGAACTTTGACAACGTAACACACGTGTTCGGTCCACTTTACCTAGACTGGGGTGCCGGTGTAAGTATCCAAGATTTTAGCTTCGAAAATACCAGAGTAAGAGTCCTTAAGGGAGCAAACGACATCACGTTTACCGAAGACACGAATGTTTCGGGTAGAAAGAGTAAGCTCAGCATGAGTCACATCAATCTCCACTTTGTACCTACCATATCATTTGGTCGATACAGAGCCTTTAGAATAGGTTTAGGTGGATATGCCGGCTATAGAATCGGGGCTCATGCTAAGTACAAATACGATGATGCTGAAGGAGATAAGCAAAAAGAAAAAATCAAGGACAACTGGTTCATTAACCCATTCAGATATGGTGTTAGAGCTACAGTGGGTTGGGACTTTTTCGACCTTTTTTTCAACTATGATCTAACAGAATTATTCGAAGATGATGTGAATGCCCCAAGGCTAAACCCTGTCACTTTCGGAGTAATATTTTAA
- a CDS encoding RNA polymerase sigma factor, translating to MLQIKRSKSEEKLLEECRKGDRKAQRDLYEKYSSMMFAVCRRYISDSSEAEDVLVCGFTKVFTKIDQFKSEGSFEGWIRRIMVNEALSYIRKNKSMYLEVEIEKAEREPDYRQIQDQLEVEDLQKLIDRLPSGYKTVFNLYAIEGFSHKEIAEKLGVSENTSKSQLSRARGHLQRLLIEAEEYLNDKRVRYEG from the coding sequence ATGCTTCAAATCAAAAGGTCAAAATCTGAAGAGAAGCTTCTCGAAGAATGCCGTAAAGGCGACAGAAAAGCGCAGCGGGATCTGTACGAAAAGTACTCATCCATGATGTTCGCTGTATGCCGTAGGTATATCAGCGACAGCTCTGAGGCAGAAGATGTTTTGGTTTGCGGATTCACGAAAGTGTTTACCAAAATCGACCAGTTTAAATCAGAAGGAAGTTTTGAAGGCTGGATTCGAAGAATAATGGTCAATGAAGCACTCTCCTACATCCGCAAGAATAAGAGCATGTATTTGGAGGTTGAGATTGAAAAAGCTGAAAGAGAACCTGATTACCGTCAGATTCAGGATCAGCTAGAGGTGGAAGATCTACAAAAGTTAATAGATCGACTCCCCTCAGGTTATAAGACCGTTTTCAATTTATATGCCATAGAAGGCTTTTCACACAAGGAAATAGCAGAAAAGTTGGGAGTAAGTGAGAACACTTCGAAGTCTCAACTAAGTAGAGCAAGAGGACACCTACAAAGACTCTTGATCGAAGCTGAAGAATATTTGAATGATAAAAGAGTAAGATATGAAGGGTAA
- a CDS encoding PspC domain-containing protein, with the protein MKKNISINISGIIFHIEEDGYDRFKKYLDSINRYFASYEDSEEIIADIESRIAELFLEKLDENKQVISNDDVNALISTMGQISDFEAMEEEADFAQADNNEPKAKSGSKKKTSEKKRAQRSDDAPRRFERDTSNQLIGGVASGLAHYFNIDSIWVRILFIVFLPTGLSLFAYVILWIVIPGNDNLVINENVKKLYRDPDDRVLGGVASGLANYFRTDAIVFRIIFIVLTFGGVGILSYIILWIIAPKANSLTDKMQMKGQKVTLSNIDSNIKKTKEENLNPKDENTFTTVLLFPFRLVGRIFSALGKALAPLMLFIVAAVRIFTGGIILIVGLSVMFSLLVTAGVLMGLYNGDWFFYGDEFTYFPYEVFTNTFPELGVLFVLTAIFIPFLYVFIAGITIIAKRRVMSSSVGWSILGIWMIAVVGSFALIPNVIRDFRDEGYYEESEVISMEADTLLLDINVITNRGYDSRRYRSDTQYEWESEFTDLDLIASRDGEFSIKKRFHARGRNIRDAEMNAQDVSYNYTVEGSKITFDSELTFDDRAEFRFQEADVTLYIPKNVPFKLERDMSLILHHFSYRYSWFQIYRNTWMFNDNGRLECLTCEATGTNQRSRSSNSSYSRSLNVEAFSKIEIWDNMDASFAIDDQYSVSIEGPQSKVERILGSVTSDKLVIDEDGTGGNWSNVKVYITAPTMDRITLKNGAKLTMEAKDIPYLEVRTDEDSRFSIDGSLDKLDLKIMGESRVDMSATVDKLEALVVKKARLYGYEAIIREAEVETGSEARVRINVSDYLKIRALGFSSIRYKGNPEVDIEEEGNSATISKY; encoded by the coding sequence ATGAAAAAGAACATAAGCATAAACATAAGCGGCATCATCTTCCACATAGAAGAAGACGGTTATGATAGATTTAAAAAATATCTAGACTCCATCAATCGATACTTCGCTTCTTATGAAGACAGTGAAGAAATTATAGCCGACATAGAAAGCCGTATAGCAGAGCTCTTCTTAGAGAAACTTGATGAGAATAAGCAAGTCATATCCAATGACGATGTAAATGCACTCATTAGCACCATGGGTCAAATCTCGGATTTCGAGGCCATGGAAGAAGAAGCGGACTTTGCTCAAGCTGACAATAATGAGCCTAAAGCGAAAAGCGGTTCGAAAAAGAAAACGTCTGAAAAGAAACGTGCGCAGAGATCTGACGATGCTCCTCGAAGATTTGAGAGAGACACTAGTAATCAGCTAATAGGCGGTGTTGCCTCTGGTCTGGCGCACTATTTCAATATTGATTCCATTTGGGTCAGAATTCTTTTCATCGTATTTCTACCTACAGGCTTATCGCTATTCGCTTATGTAATTTTATGGATAGTGATTCCAGGAAATGACAACCTGGTTATTAACGAAAATGTAAAGAAACTCTATCGAGATCCTGATGATAGGGTACTTGGCGGTGTAGCCTCCGGTTTGGCAAACTATTTTAGAACGGATGCCATAGTTTTCCGGATAATCTTCATCGTACTCACCTTCGGGGGAGTCGGCATCTTATCATACATTATCCTTTGGATCATTGCTCCAAAGGCTAATTCGCTTACAGACAAAATGCAGATGAAAGGTCAAAAAGTGACCCTTTCAAACATTGACTCCAACATTAAGAAAACCAAAGAGGAAAACCTTAATCCAAAAGATGAGAATACTTTCACTACGGTATTATTATTCCCTTTCCGTTTGGTTGGAAGAATATTCAGTGCACTGGGCAAAGCACTCGCGCCACTCATGCTCTTCATTGTAGCGGCTGTGAGAATTTTCACCGGAGGTATTATTCTAATTGTTGGTCTTTCTGTAATGTTCTCCTTGTTGGTTACTGCTGGAGTATTAATGGGACTTTATAATGGAGATTGGTTCTTCTATGGAGACGAGTTTACTTACTTCCCTTACGAAGTCTTTACCAATACTTTCCCTGAGTTGGGCGTACTCTTTGTACTTACGGCCATATTCATTCCATTCCTCTATGTCTTCATTGCAGGTATCACCATCATCGCGAAAAGAAGAGTGATGAGCAGTTCTGTTGGCTGGAGTATTCTGGGCATCTGGATGATAGCCGTTGTAGGTTCTTTTGCTTTGATCCCAAATGTCATTAGAGACTTTAGAGATGAAGGCTACTATGAGGAATCTGAAGTAATCAGCATGGAGGCTGATACCCTCTTGCTTGACATCAATGTGATCACCAATAGAGGTTATGACTCTCGCAGATACCGAAGTGATACTCAATATGAATGGGAATCAGAATTCACAGATCTGGATTTAATTGCCAGTAGAGACGGTGAATTCAGCATCAAAAAGAGATTTCATGCCAGAGGCAGAAACATAAGAGATGCAGAAATGAATGCTCAGGATGTTAGTTACAACTACACTGTGGAGGGTTCAAAGATCACTTTTGATTCTGAGCTCACTTTCGATGATAGAGCAGAATTCAGGTTCCAGGAAGCAGACGTCACCCTATACATTCCGAAAAATGTTCCATTCAAACTGGAAAGGGATATGAGCTTGATTCTACATCATTTCAGCTATCGCTATTCATGGTTCCAAATCTACCGGAACACCTGGATGTTCAACGATAATGGAAGGTTAGAATGCCTTACTTGTGAAGCAACAGGTACAAACCAAAGATCCAGAAGTAGCAACAGTAGCTATAGTCGTTCACTGAATGTGGAAGCCTTTTCCAAAATCGAAATTTGGGACAACATGGACGCAAGCTTTGCCATAGACGATCAATATTCGGTTAGTATCGAAGGGCCACAATCTAAAGTCGAGAGAATATTGGGGAGCGTGACTAGTGACAAGCTTGTTATCGATGAAGACGGAACCGGTGGTAATTGGTCAAATGTAAAAGTATATATCACAGCTCCGACCATGGACCGAATTACATTGAAGAATGGTGCCAAACTAACGATGGAAGCGAAAGACATTCCTTATCTGGAGGTCAGGACTGATGAAGATTCCAGGTTCTCAATAGATGGATCGCTGGATAAACTCGACCTAAAAATCATGGGTGAGTCCCGTGTCGACATGTCCGCCACGGTCGATAAGCTAGAGGCACTTGTTGTAAAGAAGGCGAGACTCTACGGATACGAGGCCATCATCAGAGAGGCTGAAGTTGAGACAGGGTCTGAGGCCAGAGTCAGAATCAATGTCAGCGATTATCTGAAAATTCGTGCACTTGGTTTTTCATCTATTCGCTACAAAGGAAATCCTGAAGTAGATATAGAAGAAGAGGGCAACTCAGCAACCATTAGCAAATACTAA
- a CDS encoding PadR family transcriptional regulator: protein MNLENTQVQMRKGILEFCILNIISRGEVYASDMLEELTSAKIMVVEGTLYPLLTRLRKAGLVDYKWVESNSGPPRKYYTITNSGQEFLSSLGSTWQELVTSTSQIISNTK from the coding sequence ATGAATTTAGAAAACACTCAGGTGCAAATGCGGAAGGGAATCCTCGAATTCTGCATTCTGAACATTATTTCCAGAGGTGAAGTGTATGCATCGGATATGCTAGAAGAACTGACCTCCGCCAAAATCATGGTGGTGGAAGGGACGCTCTATCCTTTGCTCACAAGGTTGCGGAAGGCCGGTTTGGTCGACTATAAGTGGGTAGAATCAAATTCGGGACCACCGAGAAAGTACTACACCATTACAAATTCTGGACAAGAGTTTTTATCAAGTCTCGGCAGCACTTGGCAAGAACTCGTCACTTCAACTTCTCAAATCATCTCAAATACTAAGTAA
- a CDS encoding PorV/PorQ family protein — MRSLFRVFWGALLIPILFHPFDTLAQTTPKYSNEFLSIGVGARALGMSNAMTSVVDDVTAAYWNPAALTDIEYRYQFAFQHAAYFAGVANYDYVGAAMAIDTDSHLGLAIIRLGIDDIPDTRLLFDDQGRIDYSRIQFFSTSDVAFILSYARGVSFIGGEDFVEGGGLTFGTSFKVIRRKIGAFATAWGFGLDLSAKYRFNDWDFGLMIRDISTTFNAWSIDKEALRSSFSQTNNSLPSNTLELTLPKMIFGASRTFTLSDKISMLASADLVFTFDGRRNVLVSSKLSSLDPQMGFEFGYENKFFLRMGFGNFQRVKDFSTGDASSESTFWSFQPNMGMGVKLDDFTIDYALTDIGNVAESPYSHVFSIRYSLEALPGIYARNKRRVKKREAKDEN; from the coding sequence TTGAGATCATTATTTCGAGTTTTCTGGGGGGCACTACTCATCCCTATTTTATTTCACCCGTTTGATACTTTGGCCCAAACTACGCCAAAGTACAGTAATGAATTTCTCTCTATTGGGGTGGGAGCACGAGCACTCGGAATGTCAAATGCCATGACCTCTGTGGTTGATGACGTTACTGCTGCCTATTGGAACCCCGCTGCTCTCACAGATATTGAATATCGCTATCAATTTGCCTTTCAGCATGCGGCTTACTTTGCCGGAGTAGCCAATTACGATTATGTCGGTGCAGCCATGGCCATTGATACGGACAGCCACTTAGGGCTTGCCATAATCCGATTGGGGATAGATGATATTCCAGATACGAGATTGCTTTTTGATGATCAGGGTAGAATTGACTACAGCCGGATTCAGTTTTTCAGTACATCAGATGTAGCTTTTATTCTGTCCTATGCCAGGGGTGTGAGTTTCATTGGGGGTGAGGACTTTGTCGAAGGCGGTGGACTTACCTTCGGTACGAGTTTCAAAGTAATCAGAAGGAAAATTGGTGCGTTTGCAACAGCTTGGGGCTTTGGTCTGGATTTATCCGCTAAGTATCGTTTCAATGATTGGGATTTTGGCTTAATGATTCGAGACATCTCTACCACATTTAATGCATGGTCCATTGATAAGGAAGCTCTAAGGTCTTCCTTCAGTCAAACCAACAATTCACTGCCTAGTAATACCCTCGAGTTGACCTTGCCGAAAATGATTTTTGGTGCATCTCGAACTTTCACGCTTTCGGACAAAATTAGTATGCTGGCCTCTGCCGATCTCGTATTCACATTTGATGGTCGCAGAAACGTGTTGGTGTCAAGTAAGTTGTCTTCGCTCGATCCGCAGATGGGCTTTGAGTTCGGGTATGAAAATAAGTTCTTCCTTAGAATGGGTTTTGGCAACTTTCAAAGGGTGAAAGACTTTTCGACAGGCGATGCCAGTTCAGAATCCACTTTTTGGAGCTTTCAGCCTAATATGGGTATGGGGGTGAAACTGGACGACTTCACGATCGACTATGCCCTTACGGATATTGGAAACGTAGCTGAATCTCCGTATTCACATGTTTTTTCTATTCGATATTCGTTAGAAGCGCTGCCAGGTATTTATGCTCGTAACAAAAGAAGGGTTAAAAAGAGGGAGGCGAAAGATGAGAACTAA